The Hyphomonas sediminis genome contains the following window.
ACAGGACGCCGGCAATCCACGGGCCACCGCCAATGCCGATCAGCGTGAGGCAGAACAGCATGAAGGCCGATGCAAAGGAGCGCATGCGCAGCTTCACCAGTTCCTGGGACGCGGTGTAGGCGACGCTGGCATAGATGAGGCCGATGAAGCTCGGCACGATGTTCCACGCGTAGGCCATGCCGACGCTGGGCGCACGCAGGAACATCCAGGCGAAGGGCAGGGCTATCGCGGCGCAGACCGCGATGATCAGCGGGCGCCAGCGCAGGTCCTTCTTCGAAAGCGTATCACAGACCCGGCCCAGCACGATGGCGCCGACACTACCGACACCGCCAATCAGCAGGCCGAGCGGCAGGGAGACTTGGCCGGGCGTCAGGCCATAGGTGCGCTGAAGGTGGCTGGAGGTGAAAACGAGGAAGGCGTTGGCGGAAATGCAAATGAGCAGGCAGCCGGCAAACAGCCAGAGCAGGGATTTCTGCGTGAAGATGAAGCGGAGCGTTTCGCCCATCGACGGGGCGGGGCCATCATCTTTCCGCTGGTCGGCAAGGCCGCGCACGGGCTCGCGGATGCCGAAGCGTACGATCAGGGCCAGGATCAGCCCCGGAATGCCAGCCACGAAGAAGGCGACACGCCAGCCATAAAGCTCGTTGATAAAACCGCCCAGCGCAAAGCCGGCCATGATGCCGAGGCCGATGCCGCTGGTGTAGATGCCGAGCGCGGTGGCGCGTTCCTGCGGGGGATAAAGGTCTGCGATCATCGAAGTGGCCGGCGGCGTGCCGCCTGCTTCGCCAACGCCGACACCCATCCGGGCAAGGAGGAGCTGGATGTAATTCTGCGCCAGGCCCGACAGGGCGGTCATGGCAGACCAGATGCCGAGGGCGAGCGCGATGATATTGCGCCGGTTGCCCCGGTCTGCCCACATGGCGACCGGAATGCCAAGCGTGGCATAGAAGGCGGCAAAGACGAGCCCGCTCAGCATGCCGAGCTGGCTGTCCTTCAGGCCCAACTCATTCTTGATCGGCTCCAGCAGGATGACGAGGATCTGCCGGTCGACATGGTTGAAGGTGTAGGTGAGCGTCAGGACAGCGAGGATCCAGGCGCGGCCGGAGATCTTCGATTGGGGTTCGGTGGTGAGGCTCATGCCTTGGTCTCCAGCCTACGAAGGAATTCTGTAAGGGCCGCGATGGCTTCCGGTTCGTCCAGCAGCGGGGCGTGGCCCACCTGCGGAACGGTGACAAGGCGCGCATCGGGGTGGCGGCGCACCATGCGGTCTGCCGTACTTGCGGCCAGAATGTCGGATGTGCCGCCGCGAATGATCAGTAGCGGGATTTTCTTCATCGCGCCGAAAAGGCGCCACATGACGAAACTCATCAGGCGACCCGGCTTCACTTTACCCAGGGAGGCGGCGATGTTCGGGTCATAATCGGCAATGAATTCGCCCGTAGGCAGTTCCCGATAGGTGCGCCGGGCAAAGTCCAGCCAGCGCTCGGCCGGAAGATCAGGAAACGCGACGCCTTGGGTGGCTTTTACCGCATCGGCGGCGGTTTCCCAGCTCGTCACCGGGCGTGCCTTGCCGGCATAGGTGGCGATGCGCGCAATACCGGCCTTGTCGACCTCGGGGCCGACATCATTCAGCGTGACGCCTATGAGCCGCTCCGGCGCCTGGCGTGCCAAGATCAGCGAGATCAGCCCGCCCATCGAAGTTCCGATGGTTGCGACTTTCGAGACGCCGAGATGATCGAGCAGGGCGATCATGTCCTTTGCATAGACGGGGGGCGCATAATTATCCGGATTCGGATCATAGGTCGATTGGCCTCGGCCGCGAACGTCTACGGAGATGTAGCGATAGTGCTGGGGCAGGGCGGCAATCATCGGCTCGAAATCCTTGTGATTGCGCGTGAGCCCGTGAATGCAGAGCACCGTAAGCGGCGCATCCTGCGGGCCGTAAGACTTTGCATACAGGCGAAGCCCGTCAGCCGATTCCCAGCTGATGTCCGTGCCATCCGGCAGCATCGCGATACCCTCCCCCGACGGGAGCTGGTGCCCCGTTTCAACAGATGTTGAAAATTAGCCGTAATCGGCGCAGAATTGCAAGTGTAATGGGTCACTTTGACAAGCAGGCGGTCTGGCCCGTAGGCTTGGAAATAAAAACAATGACGGGAGAGAACCCTGAACGCGCGAACCAAGACGCCGCCGAAAGCAGACAGACGGACCGCGATCCTTGACGCGGCCGAAGCGGAGTTCAGTGCGCACGGCTTTGATGGGGTGACGCTGCGCACCATTGCCAATCGGGCAGGCGTGGATCTGGCATTGCCCAATTATTATTTCGGCCCGAAGCGCGAGCTGTTCAACGCTGTCTTCATCCGGCGCGCTGAGCTCGTCAATTTGTGGCGTGAAGAAGCGCTCATGGCGGAAATCGAGGCTGCGGCGCCCAATCCGCCCACTGTGGAAGCGATTATCCGGGCCTATCTGGAGCCGATGCTGACGGGGCCGCACGTGGCCGATCAGGGCTGGAAAAACTATTTCGCCCTTGTGGCTTACGTGAACAACTCTCCGGGCTGGGGCGGCCGGCTGATGACGGAGCATTTCGACCCATTGATCCGGAAGTTTCTGGATGCGCTACGTATGTCTCTTCCGGAGATGAGCGATAAAGACCTTTATTGGGGCTATCACTGCTTCTCTGGCGCGCTGACGCTGGCATTGGCGCAGACCGGACGGATCGACCAGCTTTCCGGCGGAGTTTGTCATTCCGACGACCTGGCCGATGCCTGCGAGCATATGGTGCATTTCATCACCGGCGGCTTTGAAGCAGCGCAAAAAGCCACGCCAGCTGCTTTGCCTGTGCGGGGCCGTAAGCGCAGCGCTCGCTGAGCGGGGAAACATTTTTTCGATCTGTATAAAGAAAAAGGGCGGCGCCTGAAGGTGCCGCCCTGAAGTGGGGTCCGGAATGGCCGCGTCTCGGTGTCCCATGAGACGCGGCCGGGAGGAAACGCTCCGAACCCTAGAATGTGTAGTCGATACCGAAAGTGAAGGTACGTGGGTCGCCATAGAAGCCGGTCAGAACGCCTTCAAGGCCAAGGCTCGGGGCGCCCGTCACCGGATTGATGAAGTTGTAACCGGAGACCCGGTACCGCTCATCGGTCAGGTTCTTGGCAGTCATGTTGAAGCCCCAGCGGCTTCCCGTTTCTTGCCAGCGCAGGCTTAGATCAACCAGCGTGTAGGCTTCCTGGTCAATTGCGC
Protein-coding sequences here:
- a CDS encoding TetR/AcrR family transcriptional regulator gives rise to the protein MLDAAEAEFSAHGFDGVTLRTIANRAGVDLALPNYYFGPKRELFNAVFIRRAELVNLWREEALMAEIEAAAPNPPTVEAIIRAYLEPMLTGPHVADQGWKNYFALVAYVNNSPGWGGRLMTEHFDPLIRKFLDALRMSLPEMSDKDLYWGYHCFSGALTLALAQTGRIDQLSGGVCHSDDLADACEHMVHFITGGFEAAQKATPAALPVRGRKRSAR
- a CDS encoding spinster family MFS transporter, which gives rise to MSLTTEPQSKISGRAWILAVLTLTYTFNHVDRQILVILLEPIKNELGLKDSQLGMLSGLVFAAFYATLGIPVAMWADRGNRRNIIALALGIWSAMTALSGLAQNYIQLLLARMGVGVGEAGGTPPATSMIADLYPPQERATALGIYTSGIGLGIMAGFALGGFINELYGWRVAFFVAGIPGLILALIVRFGIREPVRGLADQRKDDGPAPSMGETLRFIFTQKSLLWLFAGCLLICISANAFLVFTSSHLQRTYGLTPGQVSLPLGLLIGGVGSVGAIVLGRVCDTLSKKDLRWRPLIIAVCAAIALPFAWMFLRAPSVGMAYAWNIVPSFIGLIYASVAYTASQELVKLRMRSFASAFMLFCLTLIGIGGGPWIAGVLSDHFTAAGAAQPLARSLELILLFNAASIVCLLMATRSYRRDAARAAE
- a CDS encoding alpha/beta fold hydrolase, with protein sequence MLPDGTDISWESADGLRLYAKSYGPQDAPLTVLCIHGLTRNHKDFEPMIAALPQHYRYISVDVRGRGQSTYDPNPDNYAPPVYAKDMIALLDHLGVSKVATIGTSMGGLISLILARQAPERLIGVTLNDVGPEVDKAGIARIATYAGKARPVTSWETAADAVKATQGVAFPDLPAERWLDFARRTYRELPTGEFIADYDPNIAASLGKVKPGRLMSFVMWRLFGAMKKIPLLIIRGGTSDILAASTADRMVRRHPDARLVTVPQVGHAPLLDEPEAIAALTEFLRRLETKA